Proteins from a genomic interval of Actinoalloteichus hymeniacidonis:
- a CDS encoding MIP/aquaporin family protein, with amino-acid sequence MGFADIFVWEMLGTATLILLGVGVVANVNLNKALGFGGGWLLVAFGWGFAVFVGASVADASGGHINPAVTLGQAIAGNTPWDAVPAYWIAQFVGAFIGAVLAWVVYKLQFDAHDKPQDTLGIFSTGPTVDNKLWNTATEVIATYILLIWILLSPGASEGPDGSVFGNAALGYAGVAFLVVAIGASLGGPTGYAINPARDLGPRIAYAVLPIKGKGTPNWQYAWVPIVGPLIGAALAALTYLALPV; translated from the coding sequence ATGGGTTTTGCGGACATCTTCGTGTGGGAGATGCTCGGCACTGCGACCCTCATCTTGTTGGGCGTGGGCGTTGTCGCGAACGTGAATCTGAACAAGGCACTGGGGTTCGGCGGTGGGTGGCTGTTGGTCGCCTTCGGCTGGGGCTTCGCGGTCTTCGTGGGTGCCAGCGTCGCGGATGCCAGTGGAGGACACATCAACCCGGCGGTCACGTTGGGGCAGGCGATCGCGGGAAACACACCGTGGGACGCGGTACCCGCCTATTGGATCGCCCAGTTCGTCGGGGCCTTCATCGGCGCGGTGCTCGCCTGGGTGGTCTACAAACTCCAGTTCGATGCGCATGACAAGCCGCAGGACACGCTGGGGATCTTCTCCACCGGTCCCACCGTCGACAACAAACTGTGGAACACGGCGACCGAGGTCATCGCGACCTACATCCTGCTGATCTGGATTCTGCTCAGCCCCGGAGCATCCGAAGGGCCGGATGGTTCCGTGTTCGGCAACGCAGCGCTGGGTTATGCGGGCGTGGCCTTCCTGGTCGTCGCGATCGGTGCCTCGCTCGGTGGCCCCACCGGATACGCCATCAACCCGGCTCGTGACCTCGGCCCCCGGATCGCTTATGCGGTACTGCCGATCAAGGGCAAGGGCACGCCCAACTGGCAGTACGCCTGGGTGCCGATCGTCGGCCCGCTGATCGGCGCGGCGCTGGCGGCACTGACCTACCTGGCACTGCCCGTCTGA
- the glpK gene encoding glycerol kinase GlpK codes for MAKYVAAIDQGTTSSRCMIFDHSGRVVAVDQREHKQIFPQAGWVEHDPEEVWRNVRQVCAGALANGDLVEADLAAVGITNQRETAVVWDRKTGKPVYNAIVWQDTRTDRIVERLGAQGGGQERYRSVTGLPLATYFAGPKVKWILDNVEGVRARAEAGDLLMGTMDTWVLWNLTGGVDGGLHLTDVTNASRTLLMNLDTLSWDPEIAAEMGIPMSMLPEIRSSSEVYGKIRQRGALAGLPIAGILGDQQAATFGQACLSPGEAKNTYGTGNFLLLNTGTEKVMSQNGLLTTVCYKIGTADAVYALEGSIAVTGSLVQWLRDNLGIIGSAAEIERLAAGVPDNGGTYFVPAFSGLFAPYWRSDARGAIVGLTRFVNKGHLARAVLEATAFQSREVIDAMNADSGVALTSLKVDGGMVVNELLMQFQADILGVPVIRPVVNETTALGAAYAAGLAVGFWGTEDDIRKNWAQDKQWDPELDVDSREKHYRSWKKAVTKTFDWVETESDDS; via the coding sequence ATGGCGAAGTATGTTGCCGCGATCGACCAGGGCACCACGTCCTCCCGGTGCATGATCTTCGATCACTCCGGACGAGTGGTCGCGGTGGACCAACGCGAACACAAGCAGATCTTCCCGCAGGCAGGCTGGGTCGAGCATGACCCGGAAGAGGTATGGCGCAACGTCAGACAGGTGTGCGCGGGCGCCCTGGCCAACGGTGATCTCGTCGAGGCCGACCTCGCGGCCGTCGGGATCACCAACCAGCGCGAGACCGCCGTGGTGTGGGACCGCAAGACCGGCAAGCCCGTCTACAACGCCATCGTCTGGCAGGACACCCGCACCGACCGGATCGTCGAACGGCTCGGCGCGCAGGGCGGCGGCCAGGAGCGCTATCGCTCGGTCACCGGTCTGCCGCTGGCCACCTACTTCGCCGGGCCCAAGGTCAAGTGGATCCTGGACAACGTCGAGGGCGTCCGGGCCCGCGCCGAGGCGGGCGACCTGCTGATGGGCACCATGGACACCTGGGTGCTCTGGAACCTCACCGGCGGGGTCGACGGCGGCCTGCACCTCACCGACGTCACCAACGCCTCGCGCACCCTGTTGATGAACCTGGACACCCTCTCCTGGGATCCCGAGATCGCCGCCGAGATGGGCATCCCGATGTCGATGCTGCCGGAGATCCGATCCTCCTCCGAGGTCTACGGCAAGATCCGGCAGCGCGGCGCCCTCGCGGGCCTGCCCATCGCGGGCATCCTCGGCGACCAGCAGGCCGCCACCTTCGGACAGGCCTGCCTGAGCCCCGGCGAGGCCAAGAACACCTACGGCACCGGCAACTTCCTGCTGCTCAACACCGGTACCGAGAAGGTGATGAGCCAGAACGGCCTACTTACCACCGTCTGTTACAAGATCGGCACCGCCGACGCCGTCTACGCCCTCGAAGGCTCCATCGCGGTGACCGGCTCGCTGGTCCAGTGGCTCCGCGACAACCTGGGGATCATCGGTTCAGCAGCCGAGATCGAGCGACTGGCGGCCGGGGTGCCGGACAACGGCGGCACCTACTTCGTGCCGGCCTTCTCCGGACTGTTCGCTCCCTATTGGCGCAGCGACGCCAGGGGCGCGATCGTCGGGCTCACCCGGTTCGTCAACAAGGGACACCTGGCCAGGGCGGTGCTGGAGGCGACCGCATTCCAGTCCCGCGAGGTCATCGACGCGATGAACGCCGACTCCGGGGTGGCTCTGACCTCGCTGAAGGTCGACGGTGGCATGGTCGTCAACGAGCTGCTCATGCAGTTCCAGGCCGACATCCTCGGTGTGCCGGTGATCCGCCCGGTCGTCAACGAGACCACCGCGCTCGGTGCCGCCTACGCCGCCGGGTTGGCGGTCGGCTTCTGGGGCACCGAGGACGACATCCGGAAGAACTGGGCCCAGGACAAGCAGTGGGACCCGGAGCTCGATGTCGACAGCCGGGAGAAGCACTACCGCAGTTGGAAGAAGGCCGTGACCAAGACCTTCGACTGGGTCGAGACCGAGTCCGACGACTCCTGA
- a CDS encoding NAD(P)H-quinone dehydrogenase, whose translation MTRIVIMGGGPAGYEAALVAAPHGAEVTVVEIDNIGGGCVLYDCVPSKTFIASASARSTARSADQLGIDTVQGEVGVDLPVVHGRVKGLALAQSADIRARMRRENIRIVSGRARFDDVATGMAAHRVVVEQQDGNTIVLEADVVLIATGANPRVLPGAEPDGDRILDWRQIYDLPELPEHLVVIGSGVTGVEFASAYTEMGVKVTMVSSRDRVLPHEDADAAAVLEEVFADRGTAVVKHARAESVERTETGIIVRLQDGRTVEGSHALLTVGSVPNTDDLGLDRIGITPNAGGFIPVDRVSRTSAPGVYAAGDCTGVMLLASVAAMQGRVAMYHALGEAVNPIKLKTVASNVFTNPEIATVGISAQKIDSGEVPARKIMLPLVTNPRAKMEGLRWGFVKLYCRPATGVVIGGVVVARNASELIMPIALAVQSQLTVDHLAETFSVYPSLTGSITEAGRQLMRHDDLD comes from the coding sequence TTGACGCGCATCGTGATCATGGGTGGAGGCCCGGCAGGCTATGAGGCCGCGCTGGTCGCCGCACCGCACGGGGCAGAGGTCACGGTTGTCGAGATCGACAACATCGGTGGCGGATGCGTGCTGTACGACTGTGTCCCGTCGAAGACCTTCATCGCCTCGGCCTCGGCCCGCAGCACAGCGCGCAGCGCCGACCAGCTCGGGATCGACACGGTGCAGGGCGAGGTCGGCGTCGACCTGCCGGTGGTGCACGGGCGGGTGAAGGGCCTCGCGTTGGCGCAGTCGGCCGACATCCGGGCCAGGATGCGACGGGAGAACATCCGGATCGTCTCGGGCCGCGCGCGGTTCGACGACGTGGCCACCGGGATGGCCGCGCACCGGGTGGTCGTCGAGCAGCAGGACGGCAACACGATCGTCCTGGAAGCCGACGTGGTGCTGATCGCCACCGGGGCGAACCCGCGCGTGCTTCCGGGGGCGGAGCCCGACGGGGACCGGATCCTGGACTGGCGGCAGATCTACGACCTGCCCGAGCTGCCCGAGCACCTGGTGGTGATCGGTTCCGGCGTCACCGGCGTGGAGTTCGCCTCGGCCTACACCGAGATGGGTGTCAAGGTCACCATGGTCTCCAGTCGGGACCGGGTGCTGCCCCACGAGGACGCCGACGCCGCCGCGGTGTTGGAGGAGGTCTTCGCCGACCGAGGCACCGCCGTGGTCAAGCACGCCAGGGCCGAGTCGGTGGAGCGCACCGAGACCGGGATCATCGTGCGGCTGCAGGACGGTCGCACCGTGGAGGGCAGCCATGCGCTGCTCACCGTCGGGTCGGTGCCCAACACCGACGATCTCGGTTTGGATCGGATCGGCATCACGCCGAACGCAGGCGGGTTCATTCCCGTCGACCGGGTCTCGCGGACCTCGGCACCGGGCGTCTACGCGGCGGGCGACTGCACCGGCGTCATGCTGTTGGCCTCGGTGGCCGCGATGCAGGGCCGGGTCGCGATGTACCACGCGCTGGGCGAGGCGGTGAACCCGATCAAGCTCAAGACGGTCGCCTCGAACGTGTTCACCAATCCGGAGATCGCCACGGTCGGCATCAGCGCCCAGAAGATCGACTCCGGCGAGGTACCCGCCCGCAAGATCATGCTGCCCCTGGTGACCAATCCCCGCGCCAAGATGGAGGGGCTGCGCTGGGGGTTCGTCAAGCTGTACTGCAGACCGGCCACGGGTGTGGTGATCGGCGGCGTGGTGGTCGCCCGCAACGCCAGCGAGTTGATCATGCCGATCGCGTTGGCCGTGCAGAGCCAGCTCACGGTGGACCATCTCGCCGAGACCTTCTCGGTGTACCCCTCGCTGACCGGATCGATCACCGAGGCCGGTCGACAGCTGATGCGGCACGACGATCTGGACTGA
- a CDS encoding gamma-glutamylcyclotransferase, which yields MPLYAAYGSNMDPCQMMERAPHSPMAGTGWLAGWRLTFGGEDLGWEGALATIVEDPESQVFVVLYDVSAEDEKQLDRWEGSELWMHRKVRLRVDTLERSTLAWFYVLDAYEGGLPSARYLGVIADAAEAAGAPSDYPTEIRTRPCTGIGP from the coding sequence GTGCCGCTCTACGCCGCGTACGGATCGAATATGGATCCGTGCCAGATGATGGAGCGAGCCCCGCACTCGCCGATGGCGGGCACCGGATGGCTCGCGGGATGGCGACTGACCTTCGGTGGCGAGGACCTCGGTTGGGAGGGAGCGCTCGCCACCATCGTCGAGGACCCGGAATCACAGGTCTTCGTGGTTCTCTACGACGTCAGCGCCGAGGACGAGAAGCAGCTCGACCGCTGGGAGGGCTCCGAGCTGTGGATGCACCGCAAGGTCAGACTGCGGGTCGACACGCTGGAGCGGTCCACGCTGGCCTGGTTCTACGTCCTCGACGCCTATGAGGGCGGCCTGCCGTCTGCGAGGTATCTCGGCGTGATCGCCGACGCCGCCGAGGCCGCCGGTGCGCCCAGCGACTATCCGACCGAGATCCGTACTCGACCGTGTACCGGGATCGGTCCCTGA
- a CDS encoding ESX secretion-associated protein EspG → MTDLDVESDPAPIILSALEFDVLWEHLRPGRMPLVVKVPSPGKTHEERTRLAMRVWSTLAERGLGRPGALDDGLVTLLTALGRPDLELDGRLWLSGRNVRVLAAISGETGVRAVLDGEELRLSPVVRTGLTRAVLDVLPARPAGAGNSVTLRSVDLDRAAAEAGRDTDALAKRLAGADIRPADAELLGNMVSAAGDRGQFGSATRNDWGRRLRAPRVVAYFDTPAGRYLQSRREAPDGTEWSTVAPADFRRLYHQVQELLTDPVEQSEDSALFIS, encoded by the coding sequence GTGACCGATCTCGACGTCGAGAGCGATCCAGCGCCGATCATCCTGTCGGCGCTGGAGTTCGACGTGCTGTGGGAGCACCTGAGACCGGGGCGGATGCCGCTGGTGGTCAAGGTGCCCTCCCCCGGCAAGACGCACGAGGAACGCACTCGGCTGGCGATGCGGGTGTGGTCGACGCTGGCCGAACGGGGCCTGGGCAGACCGGGCGCGCTCGACGACGGACTGGTCACGTTGCTCACCGCGTTGGGCAGACCGGACCTGGAGTTGGACGGCCGACTGTGGTTGTCCGGTCGCAATGTCCGGGTACTGGCCGCCATCTCCGGCGAGACCGGTGTCCGGGCGGTGCTCGACGGCGAGGAGCTGCGGCTGAGTCCCGTCGTCCGAACCGGGTTGACCAGGGCGGTGTTGGACGTGCTGCCCGCCCGGCCCGCAGGGGCCGGGAACTCCGTCACCTTGCGCAGTGTCGACCTGGATCGGGCGGCCGCCGAAGCGGGTCGAGATACCGACGCACTGGCCAAACGCCTGGCCGGTGCGGATATTCGGCCCGCCGACGCGGAACTACTCGGCAACATGGTGAGCGCGGCGGGCGACCGAGGGCAATTCGGCTCGGCGACTCGCAACGACTGGGGGCGCAGGCTCCGGGCTCCCCGGGTGGTGGCGTACTTCGACACGCCGGCCGGGCGATATCTGCAATCACGGCGCGAGGCTCCCGACGGAACCGAGTGGAGCACGGTGGCACCCGCCGACTTCCGCCGGTTGTATCACCAGGTGCAGGAGCTGCTCACCGATCCGGTCGAACAGAGCGAGGACTCCGCACTGTTCATCTCCTAG